A genomic segment from Gadus morhua chromosome 4, gadMor3.0, whole genome shotgun sequence encodes:
- the LOC115542363 gene encoding uncharacterized protein LOC115542363 codes for MDEEELFDEEPPYTCDPHHNCIDKFIVCQEELMGLFAICPACCERSDSSIVQQEGTFVKIKQVCASCGYHRFWQNQPMLHRNMPTCNLLLSGAIHFTGCLATQTLRMLTLFGLQCISASSFFRHQRRYTIPVIVQAWQNDQAKNFSDLRAMDGGLVLAGDCRSDSPGHCAKYGSYSLIEDRVNKVVDVQLVQSSEVPNSSWCELEGLKRSVGLLRGNDLHLATLITDRHRQVAKWVREELIPEGTQHYFDVWHIAKSLGKALDAASKECDQLQLWRPAIVNHLYWTAASTPDGNPAVMEAKWRSLVNHIQDIHDHDIPAFSSCAHGPLDED; via the exons ATGGATGAGGAGGAATTGTTTGATGAGGAGCCACCTTACACGTGTGACCCCCACCACAA TTGCATTGACAAATTCATTGTTTGCCAAGAGGAGCTGATGGGCCTTTTTGCCATCTGTCCGGCCTGTTGTGAGAGGTCGGATAGTAGCATCGTGCAGCAGGAAGGAACTTTTGTTAAGATCAAGCAG GTCTGTGCATCATGTGGCTACCACCGTTTCTGGCAAAACCAGCCAATGCTCCACAGGAACATGCCAACCTGCAACCTCCTGTTAAGTGGGGCCATTCATTTTACTGGATGTTTGGCCACACAGACACTAAGAATGTTGACCCTGTTTGGCCTGCAGTGCATCAGTGCCAGCAGTTTCTTTCGCCATCAGCGCCGCTACACCATCCCTGTAATCGTTCAGGCCTGGCAGAATGATCAAGCCAAGAATTTTAGTGACCTACGGGCAATGGATGGCGGGCTAGTTCTTGCTGGTGACTGCAG GTCAGATTCTCCTGGGCACTGCGCAAAGTATGGGTCATACTCTCTGATAGAGGACAGAGTGAACAAGGTGGtggatgttcagcttgttcag AGCTCAGAGGTCCCCAACAGCTCATGGTGTGAGCTTGAAGGCCTCAAGCGCAGTGTTGGCCTGCTGAGGGGAAACGACCTGCATTTGGCAACGCTGATCACGGACCGACATCGCCAG GTTGCCAaatgggtgagagaggagctgaTCCCTGAAGGGACACAGCATTATTTTGACGTGTGGCACATTGCCAAAA GTCTGGGGAAGGCATTGGATGCAGCATCCAAAGAGTGTGACCAACTACAGTTGTGGAGGCCAGCTATAGTGAATCACCTCTATTGGACTGCAGCCTCAACCCCAGATGGCAACCCAGCGGTCATGGAGGCCAAATGGAGAAGTTTAGTGAACCACATCCAGGACATCCATGACCATGACATCCCTGCCTTCTCCAGTTGTGCCCATGGCCCTCTAGACGAAGATTAG
- the LOC115542381 gene encoding uncharacterized protein LOC115542381 yields MEAKWRSLVNHIQDIHDHDTPAFSSCAHAPLEGDQRDKEWLEPGSMAAVKLEGIITRTSLLKDVRQLSPQHQTYSLEAFHSLILHFAPKHTGFSYQGMYSRLLLAALHYNHNANRETARRSDGLERYSVRYPRFRKGAWVVVPIKEKASYGYATSLIEALRESYMDSPKALQEVSANLSACAPAPIAKSFEQIPKEEAVSLYLAQQSRYKKLN; encoded by the exons ATGGAGGCCAAATGGAGAAGCTTGGTGAATCACATTCAGGACATCCACGACCATGACACCCCTGCCTTCTCCAGTTGCGCTCATGCCCCTCTGGAGGGGGATCAACGAGATAAAGAGTGGCTGGAACCAG GCTCAATGGCAGCAGTAAAACTGGAGGGTATCATCACAAGGACATCCTTACTGAAGGATGTTCGACAGCTGTCTCCGCAGCACCAGACTTACTCCCTTGAAGCCTTCCACTCCCTGATCCTGCACTTCGCACCCAAGCACACTGGGTTTTCATACCAGGGCATGTATAGCAG GCTTCTCTTAGCGGCGCTGCATTACAACCATAATGCGAACAGAGAGACCGCACGAAGAAGCGATGGTTTGGAGAGGTATAGCGTGCGATATCCACGTTTCAGAAAAGGTGCCTGGGTAGTTGTGCCCATCAAAGAGAAGGCCTCATACG GTTATGCAACGTCATTAATCGAGGCTCTTCGGGAGAGCTACATGGATTCACCCAAGGCTCTTCAAGAGGTTAGCGCCAATTTGTCAGCCTGTGCACCCGCCCCCATCGCCAAATCCTTCGAACAAATTCCCAAGGAGGAGGCCGTCAGCCTCTATCTAGCCCAGCAGTCACGCTACAAAAAATTGAATTAG